GCTCAAGGTCGCGGGCATCTTCGATCTGGGGAACAAGGGCGCCAACCAGCGCAACGTCTACATCGCACTGCGCACGGCGCAGCCGCTGCTCGACCTCGCGGGCGGCGTGTCGGACATCGAGATCGGCATAGTCGACGCGTTCGCCGCCGACGACACGGCGCGCACGCTGGCCGCGATCACCGGACTCCAGGTCGACAGCTGGATCACGACCAACGCCCAGTTCTTCGTCGCCATCAACGCGCAGTCGCTATCAAGCGTGATCATCCGTCTGAGCGTGGCGCTGTCGGTCGCCTTCGGCATCGCCAGCGTCCTGGTGGTCTCCGTCGTGCAGCGCTCGCGCGACATCGGCATCCTGCGCGCCATGGGCACGTCGCGCGGCCAGGTCCTCCGCATCTTCCTGATCCAGGGCGGCATCGTCGGACTCGCCGGCTCGGTCCTCGGCGCCGCCCTGGGCGCCGGCTTCGTGATGTTGTGGCGCGCCGCGGCGCTCAATTCCGACGGCACGCCGATGTTCGCGCTCGACATCTCGCCGGCTCTATTCGCCTCGACCGCCGTCATCGCCACGGTCGTCGGCGTGTTGGCCGCCGTCGCTCCGGCGCTACGCGCCGCGCGTCTGGACCCCGTGGTGGCGATCCGTGGCTGAGCCGGACGCGACCGGCGTCCGCCCCGTCGTCGCCCTCGCCGGAATCCGCAAGACGTTCAATCCCGGCACTCCGGCCGAGACCGAGGTCCTGCACGGCATCGACCTCGCGCTCCGTCCCGGCGAGTTCTGCGCGCTCATCGGCCCGTCGGGATCAGGCAAGAGCACGCTGCTCAACATCGTCGGCCTGCTCGACCGTCCGACCGCCGGGTCCTTGGCGATCGAGGGCGCCGAAACGTCGGGTCTCGACGATTCGGCGCTGACCCGCCTGCGTGGCCACAGCATCGGCTTCGTGTTCCAGTACCACTACCTGATCAGCGCGTTCACGGCGCTCGAGAACGTGATGATGCCGCTCCTGGTCGGCCGCGGCCGCGCCGACGACGCGATGCGCCTCGCCGCGGAGGCGCTGCTCGACCGCGTCGGTCTGACGCCATGGAAGGACAGCAAGGCGGCCAACCTGTCCGGCGGCCAGCAGCAACGCGTCGCCGTCGCCCGGGCGCTCGTCGCCGGCCCGGCGCTGGTGCTCGCGGACGAACCGACCGGCAATCTCGACACCAAAGCCGCCGACGGGGTCTTCGAGCTGATGCGCGACGTCAACCGCGAGCGAGCCACCGCGTTCCTTTTCGTGACCCACAACATGGCCTTGGCGAAACGGTGCGACCGGATCGTCGAAGTGGTCGACGGGCGCGTGGTCTCGGACCGCGCGCCGTAGTCCCCGCTCGGCCGGTCGGCGGGTGCCCTCGCGGACGTTGCGGATCGCCGTCGCCCGAATTGCCGCATCCGAATCGAGCCAGGCCGGCGTCGGCGTCGACGGGTGGGAATATCGGGGAATGGTGCCCAGGGCCGGAATCGAACCAGCGACACTGCGATTTTCAGTCGCATGCTCTACCAACTGAGCTACCTGGGCCCGTCCGCGCCGGAATCGTCGAAGCGCCGGCGCCGGGCTCGGCGGATCGCTCCGCCGGCTGGCGCGCCGCTTATAGAAAAAGCCATCCGGGCTGTCCAGTGCCGCCGCCGGTCCCGTCCGGCGCAGGGCTGGACTGCGCGCCCGCCGCGTCGACGCGCGCCTGACGGCTTGCGTCGCACCGCCGCCGGCCGCACACTTCCGTTAACGTAAAGCAAAATGAACGATGGAGGAGCGGATATGGCCGGATTGCCGATCTCGGCGGACTCGCATGTGGTCGAACCGCCGAACTGCTACATCGACTTCATCGATCCGAAGTACCGCGACACCGCTCCGCACCTCGCGCACGACCCCAAGAAGGGCGACGTGTTCCTCATCCCCGGCATGGGATCACCGATGCCGATCTCGCTGGCGGCCGGCGCCGGCGTGCCGCCGCAGGACCTGAGCGTCAACGGCGCGAAATTCGAGCTGCTGCACCGCGGCGGCTGGGATCCGAAGGCGCGCATGGCCGACCAGGACCGCGACGGCGTCGCCGCCGAGTTCATCTACCCCTCGGTCGGCATGATGCTCTGCAACCATCCCGACCTCGACTACAAGAAGGCCTGCCTCGACGCCTACAACCGCTGGCTCCAGTCGTTCTGCGAGGGCGCGCCGGACCGGCTCTACGGGCTGGGCCAGACGGCGGTGCGCTCTGTCGCCGAAGGCATCGAGGACCTGCGCCGCATCAAGGCGCTGGGATTCAAGGGCGCGATGCTGCCGGGCAACCCCGGCGTCGAGGACTACGACAGCGCGATCTACGATCCATTCTGGGAGGCCGCCATCGACCTCGGCCT
The genomic region above belongs to Rhodospirillales bacterium and contains:
- a CDS encoding amidohydrolase — translated: MAGLPISADSHVVEPPNCYIDFIDPKYRDTAPHLAHDPKKGDVFLIPGMGSPMPISLAAGAGVPPQDLSVNGAKFELLHRGGWDPKARMADQDRDGVAAEFIYPSVGMMLCNHPDLDYKKACLDAYNRWLQSFCEGAPDRLYGLGQTAVRSVAEGIEDLRRIKALGFKGAMLPGNPGVEDYDSAIYDPFWEAAIDLGLPLSFHILTSKNDSIGRTRGPKINGFLSIIRGNQDILGMLIFSGVFERHPKLKIVCVEADAGWAPHYMYRMDHAYKRHRYWLTGANVPRLPSEYFRDNIYLTFQDDWTAFKFAGDVNHERLMWASDFPHSDSTWPDSRKVIDEQTAGMDDAVRQRILRGNVVELYGLTIQ
- a CDS encoding ABC transporter ATP-binding protein: MAEPDATGVRPVVALAGIRKTFNPGTPAETEVLHGIDLALRPGEFCALIGPSGSGKSTLLNIVGLLDRPTAGSLAIEGAETSGLDDSALTRLRGHSIGFVFQYHYLISAFTALENVMMPLLVGRGRADDAMRLAAEALLDRVGLTPWKDSKAANLSGGQQQRVAVARALVAGPALVLADEPTGNLDTKAADGVFELMRDVNRERATAFLFVTHNMALAKRCDRIVEVVDGRVVSDRAP
- a CDS encoding ABC transporter permease, whose translation is MNRLLPFEWIAAVRFLYEGRVQTTLIVLGVAIGVSVIVFMSALLTGLQANIIRRTLTAQAPIVVLPREEVARPLRGADRRPADPDGALQIAQVQAQAQRLRSIDQWQAVVERARRMPGVVAVSPVAAGPAFAVRGDASRPVTIYGVEPEHHFRIVLVGEKIVAGALGITSQDILIGTELAHDLGVTLGDKIRLATAAGQAETLKVAGIFDLGNKGANQRNVYIALRTAQPLLDLAGGVSDIEIGIVDAFAADDTARTLAAITGLQVDSWITTNAQFFVAINAQSLSSVIIRLSVALSVAFGIASVLVVSVVQRSRDIGILRAMGTSRGQVLRIFLIQGGIVGLAGSVLGAALGAGFVMLWRAAALNSDGTPMFALDISPALFASTAVIATVVGVLAAVAPALRAARLDPVVAIRG